The following are encoded in a window of Amphibacillus xylanus NBRC 15112 genomic DNA:
- a CDS encoding FtsK/SpoIIIE family DNA translocase: protein MARKRKKKKLKISQAFKYELYGIICVLIAIFGSGAGSISDGIITSWLENSLRFLFGFWYMAASITLLIIGIYLMIKRKMPQLFTRKTFGLLISFIGLLLISHIDQYSHYLTEESQSIIRLTWQNYISFLDHTAEASVLGGGMIGALLYAFTYVLFSTTGAVFLAVFMIIIGTVFFFDISIDAFIKNRVKQFKTWQKNRKKEKRTKKIEKPKIEHQLPIEIEPEEPIEQEGPVIAAFTEVAYSEEVGQQSDQEDDEQDEDSQEIESLEVNAMTELENESYELPSIQLLDQPKNKKHPQDRKMIQQTVRKLETTFESFGVKAKVAKVHIGPAVTKYEVYPAAGVKVSKIVSLHDDIALALAAKDIRIEAPIPGKSAVGIEVPNHEVSIVTMREVFEALNDQEGSKLSFVLGRDISGDSIIAELNKMPHLLVAGATGSGKSVCINGIITSILMRAKPHEVKMMMIDPKKVELNIYNGIPHLLAPVVTDPKKAAQALQKVVAEMERRYDLFSDTGNRNIEGYNNFIKEYNTTASQVDQQPLLPYIVVLIDELADLMMVASKDVEDSITRLAQMARAAGIHLIIATQRPSVDVITGVIKANIPSRIAFSVSSQMDSRTILDMGGADKLLGRGDMLFLPVGLSKPIRIQGAFLSDHEVEKVVNHCINQQKAKYQEEMIPDDVEETQEEPDDELFDDAVAMVIEMQRASVSMLQRRFRIGYTRAARLIDMMEARGIVGPYEGSKPRKVLITEYLES from the coding sequence ATGGCACGGAAAAGAAAAAAGAAGAAACTAAAAATTAGTCAGGCGTTTAAGTATGAATTATACGGTATTATCTGTGTATTAATTGCCATATTCGGTAGCGGGGCAGGCTCTATCAGTGATGGCATCATTACGTCTTGGTTAGAAAATAGTTTGCGCTTTTTGTTTGGTTTTTGGTATATGGCAGCGTCTATTACATTATTAATTATCGGGATTTATTTAATGATAAAACGCAAAATGCCACAACTCTTTACTCGAAAAACATTTGGACTACTCATTAGCTTCATTGGATTACTTCTCATCAGTCATATTGATCAATACAGTCACTACTTAACAGAAGAGAGCCAGTCAATTATTCGATTAACTTGGCAGAATTATATCTCTTTCTTAGATCATACAGCGGAAGCTAGTGTGCTTGGTGGCGGTATGATTGGTGCATTACTATATGCCTTTACATATGTGTTGTTTTCAACAACTGGTGCGGTCTTTTTAGCGGTATTTATGATTATAATAGGCACGGTCTTTTTCTTTGATATTTCAATTGATGCATTTATCAAAAATAGAGTCAAACAATTTAAGACTTGGCAAAAGAATAGAAAAAAAGAAAAACGTACAAAGAAAATAGAAAAACCTAAAATAGAACATCAATTACCAATTGAGATTGAGCCTGAAGAACCAATTGAGCAGGAAGGCCCTGTCATTGCGGCGTTTACTGAGGTTGCTTATTCAGAAGAAGTGGGGCAACAAAGTGATCAAGAAGATGATGAACAGGATGAAGACAGTCAGGAAATTGAATCATTAGAAGTAAATGCGATGACAGAGTTAGAAAATGAATCATATGAATTACCTTCGATTCAGCTATTAGATCAACCAAAAAATAAAAAACATCCACAAGATCGAAAGATGATTCAACAAACAGTTCGTAAACTAGAAACAACTTTTGAAAGCTTTGGTGTCAAGGCTAAAGTTGCTAAGGTTCATATTGGACCAGCTGTAACGAAGTATGAAGTTTATCCAGCTGCAGGCGTTAAGGTGAGTAAAATTGTAAGTCTTCATGATGATATTGCGCTTGCATTAGCGGCAAAAGATATTCGTATTGAGGCACCGATCCCAGGAAAATCAGCCGTTGGGATTGAAGTACCTAATCATGAAGTGTCAATTGTTACAATGCGTGAAGTTTTTGAGGCTTTAAATGATCAAGAAGGTTCAAAACTTTCCTTTGTCTTAGGACGTGATATTTCTGGTGACTCAATAATTGCTGAGTTAAATAAAATGCCGCATTTATTAGTTGCAGGTGCAACTGGAAGTGGGAAAAGTGTTTGTATTAACGGTATTATTACGAGTATTTTAATGCGTGCAAAACCTCATGAAGTTAAAATGATGATGATAGATCCAAAGAAAGTAGAGCTTAATATTTATAATGGGATTCCACACTTATTAGCTCCTGTTGTCACTGATCCTAAAAAAGCAGCACAAGCATTACAAAAAGTCGTTGCTGAAATGGAAAGACGCTATGATTTATTTTCAGATACGGGTAACCGTAATATTGAAGGTTACAATAATTTTATCAAGGAATACAATACAACAGCATCTCAAGTAGATCAACAGCCACTATTACCATATATTGTTGTATTAATTGACGAATTAGCTGATTTAATGATGGTTGCTTCAAAAGATGTGGAAGACTCGATTACTAGACTTGCACAAATGGCGCGGGCTGCTGGAATTCATTTAATTATTGCTACACAACGTCCATCAGTTGATGTGATCACTGGGGTCATTAAAGCAAATATTCCATCGCGAATTGCTTTTAGTGTATCTTCTCAAATGGACTCACGAACGATTCTGGATATGGGTGGAGCAGACAAACTTTTAGGGCGAGGAGATATGTTGTTCTTGCCTGTCGGATTATCGAAACCAATTCGTATTCAAGGGGCATTTCTATCTGATCACGAAGTTGAGAAAGTTGTAAACCATTGTATTAATCAACAAAAAGCAAAATATCAAGAAGAAATGATCCCGGATGATGTTGAGGAAACACAAGAAGAACCAGATGATGAGTTATTCGATGATGCTGTAGCTATGGTCATTGAAATGCAAAGAGCAAGTGTATCAATGCTACAACGCCGTTTTAGAATCGGTTACACACGCGCAGCGCGTTTAATTGATATGATGGAAGCTCGCGGAATTGTTGGTCCTTACGAAGGTTCTAAACCGAGAAAAGTACTCATAACAGAGTATCTAGAATCATAA